TTAGGGTGGTGTAAAACTGCCTGATAAGTATGAGTGATAGAGCAAGATGGTATGTAGTACATACATACTCAGGATACGAAAATAAAGTTAAGGCAAACTTAGAAAAAGCAATTGAAAACAGAAATCTTGAAGCATTAATCCATGATATACAAGTACCTATGGAAGAAGTGGTTGAAGAAAAAGATGGAAAACAAAAAGTTTCATTAAAGAAAAAGTTTCCTGGATATGTGCTTGTGAAAATGTTAATGGGTGATGAAGCTTGGTACGTTGTTAGAAATACTAGGGGCGTGACAGGATTTGTTGGTCCAGGATCTAAACCAGTTCCTCTGTCTGATGAAGAAGTTGAATCAATGGGTGTATTAGAAATGCCAGTTGATATTGATTTGGAAGTAGGGGAAAGCATAAGAATTATCTCAGGACCATTAAGAGATTCAGTGGCTACAATACAAGAGATAATTGTTGAAAAACATAAAGTGAAAGCTTTAGTAGAGATGTTTGGCAGGGAAACTCTTGCTGAATTAGACTTTAATCAAGTTGAAAAATTAGTTTAAATATAACTAATTTTAATTAAGTGGGAGAACTAAAAGTTCGTTATACCACAGTAATAGGAGGAATAACAAAATGGCTAAGAAAGTAACTGGAATGATTAAACTTCAACTTCAAGCAGGTAAGGCAACACCAGCTCCACCTGTAGGTCCAGCTTTAGGTCAACATGGTGTAAACATAATGGGATTCTGTAAGGAGTTCAATGCAAAAACTGCAAATCAAGCTGGTTTAATAATACCAGTAGTTATCACAGTTTACCAAGATAGATCTTTTAGTTTTATACTAAAGACTCCTCCAGCAGCAGTTCTAATCAAAAAGGAATTAGGGTTAGAAAGTGGTTCTGGAGTACCTAACAAAACAAAAGTTGGTAAATTAACACAGGATCAATTAAGAAAGATCGCTGAAACTAAGATGCCAGATTTAAATGCTGCAAATGTTGAATCAGCAATGAGAATGATTGCTGGAACAGCAAGAAGTATGGGCGTAACTATTGAAGAGTAATTCTTAAAAATAAGTGGGAGGTCAAAACCGTTAATACCACAGAGGAGGCAAATTATGGGAAAAAAATACATTGAAAGTGCAAAGCTTATAGATAAGAGTGCATTATATAATCCAGTAGAAGCATTAGACCTTACATTAAAAACTGCAAAGGCTAACTTTGATGAAACTATTGAACTACATGTAAGATTAGGTGTAGATCCAAGACATGCTGATCAACAAGTAAGAGGTGCTGTTGTATTACCAAACGGAACAGGGAAAACAGTAAGAGTACTTGTATTTGCAAAAGGTGATAAAGCAGCAGAAGCGCAACAAGCAGGAGCAGATTTTGTTGGAGCTGAAGAATTAGTTCAAAAAATTCAAAGTGAAAATTGGTTTGATTATGATGTTGTTGTTGCAACTCCAGATATGATGGGTGTTGTTGGTAGAATTGGTAGAGTATTAGGACCAAAGGGATTAATGCCAAATCCAAAATCAGGAACAGTAACATTTGATGTTGCTAAAGCGATTGAAGAAATCAAAGCTGGTAAAGTTGAATATAGAGTTGACAAAACAGCTATAGTTCACTGCCCAATTGGAAAGAAATCATTTGGAACTGAAAAGTTAAAGCAAAACTTTACAGCATTAATGGATGCTTTAGTTAAAGCAAAACCAGCAGCTGCAAAAGGACAATACTTAAAATCAGTATCAGTTTCAAGCACAATGGGACCAAGTGCAAAAATTAATCCTACAAAAGCTTTAGATTAATATTGACTTAATGGATATTAAGTAGTATAATCTTAATGTTGTAAAAAAGAGAATATTTTCCCCGTAGACAGTGGGTGCGAAAGCATAACGATATACTACCCACCTAGGTTGATTATAATAGATGTATTATAGACCTTCCTGTCTGCGGGAAGGTCTTTTTGATAAAAGAAGCAGTTTTAAACTGTGAGGAGGTGGACTACAATAATGAATAAAAACAGAGAACTTAAAGAAGCTAAAGTTGCTGAAATTAAGGAAAAATTAGAAAAATCAAAAGCTGTTGTTCTTAGTAAGTATCAAGGGTTAAATGTAGAAGAAGATACTGCTCTTAGAAAAAATTTAAGAGAAGCTGGCGTTGAATATAAAGTATATAAAAATACTTTGGTTATTTTAGCAGCTAAAGAATTAGGCTTAGATGGTATAGTAGAACATTTAGAGGGACCTGTATCTATTGCGTTTGGTTATGAAGATGTAACAGTAGCAGCGAGAGTTCTAAATGATTTTGCTAAAGATCACAAGAAGTTAGAATTAAAAGCCGGTATTGTAGAAGGTGAAATCTATGATGCAGATAAGATTAAACAACTTGCATCAATACCATCAAAAGAAGTTCTTATTGCAAAACTTCTTGGAAGTATCAAGTCTCCAATATCAAGCTTTGCACGTGTATTAAGTGCTATTGCTGATAGTAAGGGAACTGAATCTGCAGAATAATAAGCAGAAAAATAAAACAATAATTAATTTAAAAAAATTTCGGAGGTGCTATTAAAATGACAAGAGAAGATATAATTCAAGCAATAAAAGAAATGAGCGTTTTAGACTTAAACGAATTAGTAAAGGCTTGTGAAGAAGAATTTGGAGTAAGTGCTGCTGCTGCTGTTGTAGCTGGTGGAGCTGTAGCTGGTGGAGCTGCTGCTGAAGAAAAAACTGAATTCGACGTAATATTAGCTAGTGCAGGAGATAACAAGATTAAAGTTATCAAAGTAGTAAGAGAAATAACTGGATTAGGATTAAAAGAAGCTAAAGAAATAGTTGATGGAGCTCCTAAGACATTAAAAGAAGGCGTTTCTAAAGAAGAAGCTGAAGACATGAAAGCTAAAATAGCTGAAGTTGGAGCTACTGTAGAAATCAAGTAATTTATTTAATATAAAAAGGTGCTTTTTAAGCACCTTTTTTAAGCTGCATTTATAAAGCTATATAAAATGCTTTTTGTTTATGAGTATTTTATATAGCTTTATAAATTAAAAAAGATATAGTTAAGTGAATTAATGAAATAATATTTCTAGTGTTTTTTATAGTATTTCTTGACGAGATAAAATGCATATGGTATTATAATATAATGTATTATTCACTATGGGATATTATATGTTTATAGTGGAAATAAAGAGTATAACCTGGTGAATAATGGTTATACTATAAAAAGACGCTGTCCGAAAGCAAAAGTCCTTAGGGAAAGTATGCTTTTGGCTATTTTAGTTTATTTTATACAAGGGGTGAAAATTCATGGTACATCCTGTCAAAGTTGGAAAAAGAACAAGAATGAGTTTTGGTAAAGTTAATGACGTTACTGAAATGCCGAATTTAATTGAGGTACAATTAGATTCATATGAATGGTTTTTAAGAGAAGGGCTGCATGAAGTATTTGATGATATTAATCCTATCACAAACTTCACAGGGAATTTAGTGCTTGAGTTTGTAGATTACAAGCTTGATATGGAAAATATCAAGTATTCTGTTGAAGAATGCAAAGAAAGAGATTCAACATATGCAGCACCATTAAAAGTTTCGATTAGATTACAAAATAATGAAACAGGTGAAATTAAAGAACAAGAAGTGTTTATGGGTGACTTCCCATTAATGACAGAACAAGGTACCTTTTTAATTAATGGTGCTGAAAGAGTTATTGTAAGTCAGTTAGTAAGGTCGCCGGGAGTATATTACAATTACTCAATAGATAAGAGCGGTAAGAAATTATTTTCATCAACTGTAATCCCTAATAGAGGAGCATGGTTAGAATATGAAACAGATTCTAACGATATCATTTATGTAAGAATTGATAAAACTAGAAAATTATCGATAACTATTTTAGCAAGAGCAATGGGATTAGGAAGTGACCAAGAGTTATTAGACTTTTTTGGAGAAGAAGAAAGATTTAGAGCTTCAATAGAAAAGGATAATACTAAAACAAAAGAAGAAGCTTTACTTGAAATATATAAGAGATTAAGACCAGGTGAGCCACCAACTGTTGATAGTGCAATATCATTAATTGATACATTGTTCTTTGATGCAAAGAGATACGATCTATCTAGAGTTGGTAGATACAAATTCAATAAAAAACTTGCGTTGAATTTAAGAATTGCTAATCAAGTTGCAGCTACTGACATTGTTAATCCACAAACTGGTGAGATTATGGTTGAAAATGGCCAGAAGATAAGCAGATTAATGGCTGAACAAATTCAAAACGCTGGTATAAAATCTGTTGATGTATTAATAGAGGATAAAGTTATTAGAGTAATCAGCAATAATTTTGTTGATTTGAAGAAACAAGTTTCATTTGATGTTTCTGATTTAGGAATAAAAGAAATGGTACACTATCCAACATTAAAGGAAATATTAGATAATTTCTCAGATGAGAAAAGCATTAAAGAAGAAATAAAGAAAAATATTAATAAGCTTATTCCAAAACATATTATAAGAGACGATATATTTGCAACTATTAGTTATGAATTAGGATTAGCTTATGGAGTAGGTTATGTTGATGATATAGATCATCTAGGAAATAGAAGATTAAGATCTGTAGGTGAATTATTGCAAAATCAATTCAGAATTGGTTTATCTAGAATGGAGAGAGTAGTTAAAGAAAGAATGACTATTCAAGATCAAGAAGCAATAACTCCTCAAATGTTAATTAACATAAGACCAGTAGCAGCGGCTATTAAAGAATTCTTTGGTAGTTCACAATTATCGCAATTCATGGATCAAACTAATCCATTATCAGAACTTACACATAAAAGAAGATTATCAGCGTTGGGGCCAGGAGGTCTTTCAAGAGAAAGAGCTGGTTTCGAAGTAAGAGACGTTCACCATTCACATTATGGTAGAATGTGTCCGATTGAAACACCAGAAGGTCCTAATATAGGATTAATAAATTCATTGGCTACTTTCGCAAAGGTTAATGAGTATGGCTTTATTGAAACACCGTATAGAATTGTAGATAAAGAAAATTCGAGAGCTACTGATGAAATTAGATATTTTACAGCTGACGAAGAAGATCAATGCTTAATTGCTCAAGCAAAAACACCGATGGCTGAAAATGGTCAATTCATAGAAAAAAGGGTTACAGTTAGGCATTTAGATGATGTTTTAGTTGTCCCAGCAACAGAAGTTGATTTGATTGACGTATCTGCAAGACAAATGGTATCTGTAGCAACTGCTATGATTCCGTTCCTTGAAAATGATGATGCTACAAGAGCACTTATGGGATCTAACATGCAACGTCAAGCAGTTCCATTGTTAAATCCACAAGCACCAATTGTTGGAACAGGAATAGAGTTTAAAGCAGCTGTAGATTCAGGTGTATTGCCAAAGGCAAAAAATGCAGGTGTTGTTACTTATGTATCAGGTAGTGAAATTAGAATCAAAAGAGATTCTGATGGAGGAACTGATATATATAAGCTATTAAAGTTTAAGCGAAGTAACTCTGGAACATGTATAAACCAAAGACCTATAGTTGATTTAGGAGAATTGGTTTACAAGAACCAAGTAATTGCAGATGGTCCGTCTACAGATTTAGGAGAAATTGCACTAGGTAAGAATATAAGAATGGGATTCATAACTTGGGAAGGTTATAATTACGAAGATGCTATGCTTATTTCTGAAGAATTAGTAAGAGAAGATGTATTTACATCTATGCATATAGAAGAATATGAATGTGAAGCAAGAGATACTAAGCTTGGACCAGAAGAAATCACAAGAGATATTCCAAATGTAAGTGAAGATGCTCTTAAAGATGTAGATGATAGAGGTATCATAAGAATTGGTGCAGAAGTAAGATCAGGAGATATATTAGTTGGAAAAGTAACACCTAAGGGTGAAACTGAACTAACTGCAGAAGAAAGATTATTAAGAGCAATCTTTGGTGAAAAAGCTAGAGAAGTTAGAGATACATCTTTAAGAGTACCTCATGGAGAAGCTGGAATAATAGTTGATATTAAAGTTTTTACAAGGGAAAATGGGGATGAATTAAATCCTGGAGTAAATGAACTTGTAAGATGTTATATCGCACAAAAAAGAAAAATATCTGTAGGAGACAAAATGGCTGGGCGTCATGGTAATAAAGGGGTTATCTCTAGAATATTACCAGAAGAAGATATGCCGTTTTTACCAGATGGTAGACCGCTTCAAATATGCTTAAATCCACTTGGAGTACCTTCGCGTATGAATATCGGGCAAGTACTTGAAGTACATTTAGGTTGGGCAGCTAGTCATTTAGGTTGGCATATAGCTACACCAGTATTTGATGGAGCTACTCAAGAAGAAATTACAGAATGTTTGGTAAAAGCTGGATTTAATGCTAATGCTAAAACTGTATTATATGATGGTAGAACAGGAGAGCCTTTTGACAATCTAGTAACTGTAGGTATAATGTATATATTAAAACTTCACCATTTGGTAGATGACAAAATACATGCAAGATCTACAGGTCCATATTCACTAGTTACTCAACAGCCATTAGGAGGTAAAGCTCAATTTGGAGGTCAAAGATTTGGTGAAATGGAAGTTTGGGCTTTAGAAGCATATGGTGCGGCGCATACATTACAAGAAATATTGACTGTTAAATCAGATGATGTTGTAGGTAGAGTTAAGACATATGAAGCTATAGTCAAAGGTGAAAATATACCTGAACCAGGAGTTCCAGAATCATTTAAGGTTCTTATTAAAGAACTTCAAGCATTATGCTTAGATATTAAGGTTTTAAATGATGCAAATGAAGAAGTGACTTTAAAAGAATTTGTTGATGAAGATATGGCAAACCTGGAAGTTAACATAGAAGGTACTGAAGAAGTAATTATGCAAGAACCAGAAGGAACAATAGCTGATGATAGTTATGATCAAAATCCAGATGAAGATATAGATGATATTGATTATGATGAGAGTGTCGATATTGAAGAGCTTGAGACAGAATTAGAACTAGATGATTTTAATGATGAACACTAATATTGAAGGGAGGATTTACCCTTGTTTGAATTAAATAATTTTGATGCAATACAAATTGGCTTAGCATCTCCAGAGCAAATAAGACAATGGTCAAGAGGAGAGGTTAAAAAGCCTGAAACAATTAACTACAGAACTTTAAAGCCAGAAAGAGATGGTTTGTTCTGTGAAAGAATTTTTGGACCAATGAAAGATTGGGAATGTCATTGTGGAAAATATAAAAGAGTAAGATATAAAGGCATAGTTTGTGATAGATGTGGAGTTGAAGTCACAAAAGCTAAAGTTAGAAGAGAAAGAATGGGGCATATAGAATTGGCTGCCCCGGTATCTCACATTTGGTACTTTAAAGGAATTCCATCAAGAATGGGATTAATTTTGGATATGTCACCAAGAGCTTTAGAAAAAGTTTTATATTTTGCATCTTATATAGTAATTGACCCAAAAGAAACTCCGTTATTGAAGAAACAGCTTCTTAACGAAAAAGAATATAGAGAAGCTGTAGATAAATATGGAGATGAAAGTTTCGTAGCTGGAATGGGAGCAGAAGCTATTCAAGAATTGCTTAGAGAAATTGACTTGGAAAATGGTTCAAAGGAATTAAAGGAAGAACTTAAGCAAAGTACTGGGCAAAAAAAGGTTAGAATTATAAGAAGACTTGAAGTAGTAGAATCTTTTAGAAAGTCAGGAAACAATCCAGAATGGATGGTTGTAAATGTAATACCAGTAATACCACCAGACTTGAGACCTATGGTTCAATTAGATGGGGGAAGATTTGCAACATCTGATTTAAATGACTTATATAGAAGAGTTATTAATAGAAACAACAGATTGAAGAAACTATTAGATTTAGGGGCTCCGGATATAATAGTAAGAAATGAAAAAAGAATGCTTCAAGAAGCTGTGGATGCACTTATCGATAATGGTAGAAGAGGAAGACCAGTAACTGGACCAGGAAATAGACCTTTAAAATCATTATCAGATATGCTTAAAGGTAAGCAAGGAAGATTTAGACAAAACTTACTTGGAAAAAGAGTTGACTACTCAGGTAGATCAGTTATAGTTGTTGGACCAGAATTGAAAATGTACCAATGTGGATTACCAAAAGAAATGGCTATAGAGTTATTTAAGCCATTTGTAATGAAGAAGTTGGTTCAGGATGGAATTGCTCATAATATAAAGAGTGCTAAAAGAATGGTTGAAAGAGTATTGCCTCAAGTATGGGATGTTTTAGAAGAAGTAATTGCAGATCATCCAGTATTGCTTAACCGTGCGCCTACTTTACATAGACTAGGTATTCAAGCATTCCAACCAGTTTTAGTAGAAGGTAGAGCTATTAAGTTGCATCCACTAGCATGTACAGCTTACAATGCAGACTTTGATGGAGATCAGATGGCTGTCCATCTTCCACTTTCAGTTGAAGCACAAGCTGAAGCAAGATTTTTAATGTTAGCAGCAACAAACATTTTAAAACCATCAGATGGTAAGCCAGTATGTGTACCAACACAAGATATGGTTTTGGGATCATACTATCTAACTATGGATAGAAATGAAGCCAAAGGTGATGGTATGGTATTCTCTAGTAAAGACGAAGCTATAATGGCATATCAAGTTAAGGAAATTGACATCCATGCTCAAATAAATGTTAGAATGTTTAGAACTGTTGATGGAGTTTCAAAGTCTAAAATAATCAAAACAACTGTTGGAAAGATTATATTTAATGAATCTATACCGCAAAACTTAGGCTTAGTTAATAGAGAGAATGAAGAAGAAATGTTCAATTTAGAAGTTGATTTCTTGGTTACTAAAAAGTCTTTGGGAAAAATAATCGATCAATGCTATATGAAACATGGTCCAGTTAAGACATCTATAATGCTTGATAATATCAAAGCTTTAGGATATCATTATTCATCAATTGGAGCTGTTACAGTTGCATCATCAGATATAATAGTACCAGATTCTAAATATGAATTACTTAAAGAAGCAGATGAAACAATTGAAAAGATTGAAAAGATGTATAAAAGAGGATTCATTTCAGATGAGGAAAGATATGAACGAGTTATAGAAAAATGGACTCAAACTACTGAAGATGTTGCTAATGCATTAATGGATAGTCTTGATAAGTTCAACCCTATATATATGATGGCTGACTCAGGAGCCAGAGGATCAAAATCTCAAATCAAGCAATTAGCTGGTATGAGAGGACTTATGGCAAGTCCATCTGGTAAGATTATCGAGTTACCAATTAGAGCTTCATTTAAAGAAGGATTAGATGTTCTTGAATATTTCTCATCTACACATGGTGCTAGAAAAGGTAATGCAGATACAGCTTTAAAAACTGCGGATTCAGGATATTTGACAAGAAGACTTGTTGATGTATCACAAGATGTTATAGTAAGGGAAGAAGACTGTGGTGTAGAAGATGGAATTGTTGTAAGTGAAATAAAAGAAGGCAATGAAACTATCGAAGAATTAAGAGAAAGATTAATTGGAAGATATACTGCTGAAGATATTATTGATCCTAATAATGGAGATGTGATTTATCCAAGAAATGAATATATGGATCCATATGCAGCAGATAAGATTGTTTCAGCAGGAGTTAAGAAAGTAAAAATCAGATCAGTATTTACTTGTAAATGTAAAGTTGGAGTTTGTGCTAAATGTTATGGTATGAACATGGCTACTGCTAAAAAGATTGATATAGGTGAAGCTGTTGGAATAATAGCTGCACAATCAATTGGGGAACCAGGAACTCAGCTTACTATGAGAACATTCCATACAGGTGGAGTTGCTGGAGCAGATATTACCCAGGGGTTACCTAGAGTTGAAGAATTATTTGAAGCTAGAAAGCCAAAGGGACTTGCAATTGTAAGTGAAATTACTGGTAGTGTAAAAATGGAAGAAACGAAGAAAAAGAGAACAGTGATAGTTATGAGTTCAGATGGTGAAGAACGTAGCTATGATATACCGTTCGGTTCGAGATTAAAAGTGAATGAAGGAGATTACATTGAAGCCGGAGATGAAATTACAGAAGGTTCGGTAAATCCTCATGATATTATGAGCATAAAAGGTATAGATGGAGCAAGAAGATATTTACTTTCGGAAGTTCAGAAAGTTTATAGACTACAAGGTGTTGATATTAATGATAAGCATTTAGAGGTAGTTGTTAGACAAATGACTAGAAAAATAAAAATTCTTGAATCAGGAGATTCAGATTTATTGCCAGGAACTATGATTGATATGTTTGATTTTCATGAGGAAAATGCTAGAGTTAGAGAATTTGGCGGAGAAGAAGCAAAAGGAGAACAAACTCTACTAGGTATTACTAAAGCAGCATTAGCAACTGATAGTTTCTTATCGGCGGCTTCGTTCCAAGAAACCACAAGAGTATTAACGGAAGCAGCAATTAAAGGAAAAGTTGATCCTTTAGTTGGATTGAAAGAAAATGTAATAATTGGTAAGTTGATTCCAGCTGGTACTGGAATGATGAGATATAGATCTTTAAAAGTAGAAACAGATAACCAATTAGTAGAAGAAGCAGTTACAGAAGTGGTTGAAGAATAGAATTTAATTATATTGACATATATAATGTTAAATGATAAAATACAGTTTGTGTGATTTCATATGTGAGATCACGCAAATATGTGTTAATATAATAATTCTAATAGGTAAACTTTACATTACGTTGAACTGTTGGTTTAGTATGTATTTAATACATAACTATAATTTAATTATTTGCGTTTATCTTAATTTAAAAATAGATAAATAAATTATTGGGAGGTGAAAAGATGCCAACTATTAGCCAATTGGTAAGAAAAGGTAGAAAGACAACAGCAGTTAAGTCAACTGCACCAGCACTTAAAGAATGTCCACAAAAAAGAGGAGTATGTACAGTAGTTAAAACAACAACTCCTAAGAAACCTAACTCAGCGTTAAGAAAAATTGCCAGAGTAAGATTGACAAATGGATATGAAGTAACTGCATATATTGGTGGAGTGGGCCACAACTTACAAGAACATAGTGTTGTTCTAATAAGAGGTGGAAGAGTTAAAGACGTTCCTGGTGTTAGATACCATATTGTAAGAGGTGCATTAGATTGTGCTGGAGTAGCTAACAGATTACAAGGAAGATCAAAGTACGGTGCTAAGAAACCTAAACAAAAATAGGCTTTTTAATTAAAAATAGTGCTTATCTTCAACATGAGTTATAGATTTGAATTTCAGTTTATATAGATGTAAAAGATGTAGCGCTTTGCGGTGTTATAAAAATGCCGAGTACCGATGAACTTAAATTTAAAATGTTAAGGAGGGAAGAAAAGTGCCAAGAAAAGGACATATTGCAAAAAGAGATGTATTACCAGATCCAGTGTACAATTCAAAAGTTGTTACTAAATTTATAAACAGCATAATGGAAGATGGTAAGAAGGGTGTTGCCCAAAAGATATGCTATGAAGCATTTGAATTAATGGCAAAAAGAAGTGGAAAAGAAGCTTTAGAGGTATTTGAAGAAGCTATGAATAACGTAATGCCATTACTTGAAGTTAAAGCTAGAAGAATAGGTGGTGCTACATATCAAGTTCCAATAGAAGTTAGACCTGAAAGAAGACAGACATTAGGAATAAGATGGATGTTAATAGCAGCAAGAAAAAGAGGCGAAAAGCTAATGAGTGAAAGAGTTGCTGGTGAATTATTAGATGCATCTAATAACACAGGAGCAGCTGTTAAGAAGAGAGAAGATACTCATAAAATGGCAGAAGCTAATAAAGCATTTGCTCATTACAGATACTAATAAAAATAAAACTGTTTTGGCGTATGCTAAGGCAGTTTTGTCAAATTAAATTAAATTTACTCGTTGAGAGGAGGACAAATAAATGGCTAGAAAATATCCTTTAGATAAGTTTCGTAACTTTGGTATAATGGCTCATATTGATGCAGGTAAGACAACTACTACTGAACGTATATTGTTCTATACAGGAGTGAGTCATAAAATAGGAGAAGTTCATGATGGTGAAGCTACAATGGACTGGATGGTTCAAGAACAAGAAAGAGGTATAACAATTACTTCTGCAGCAACTTCATGTTTCTGGAAAGAACATGAACTTAATATTATAGATACTCCTGGTCACGTAGACTTTACTGTTGAAGTTGAAAGATCATTAAGAGTACTTGATGGAGCTGTTACAGTTCTTGATGCAAAGAGTGGTGTTGAACCACAAACTGAAACTGTTTGGAGACAGGCAGATAAGTATGGTGTACCAAGAATGATATATGTAAATAAAATGGATGCAACAGGTGCTGACTTCTTTAGATGTATTCAAACAGTTAAAGATAGATTGAAAGCAAATGCAGTACCAATTCAAATTCCAATAGGTAGTGAGCAAGGTTTCAAGGGAATGGTTGACCTTATAAAAAATGTTGCTTTTATATTTTATGATGATCTTGGAAAAGATATGAGAGAAGAAGAAATTCCAGCTGAATATGTTGAGCAAGCTGAAGAATATAGAAGTGCAATGATAGAAGCTATTGCTGAAACAGATGAAGAATTAATGGAAAAATATTTAGAAGGTGAAGAGCTTACAATTGAAGAGTTAAAAAATGCTTTAAGAAAAGCTACAATTGCTAACGAAATATATCCTTGTATTTGTGGTTCTTCATACAAAAACAAAGGTGTTCAAGAAATGATTGATGGAGTTGTAGATTACTTGCCATCACCATTAGATGTTCCAGCGATAAAAGGAACAACACTAGATGGAGAAGAAGATCATAGAAATTCTTCTGACTCTGAACCATTATCAGCTTTAGCATTCAAGATAGCTACTGATCCATTTGTTGGTAAATTAGCGTTCACAAGAATATATTCAGGTGTAATGCAAAGTGGTTCATATGTTCTTAACTCAACAAAAGGCAAGAAGGAAAGAATTGGTAGACTTGTTAAGATGCATTCAAATTCAAGATCTGAAGTTGAATCATTAGAAGCAGGGGAAATTGGTGCAGTAATTGGATTAAAGAACACTACAACAGGTGATACTTTGTGTGCAGAAAATAGTCCAATAATTCTTGAAGCTATGGAATTCCCAGAACCAGTTATAAATGTAGCTATTGAGCCAAAAACAAAAGATGCTCAAGAAAAGATGGGGATGGCATTAGCTAAGTTAGCAGAAGAAGATCCAACTTTTAAGACTTGGACTGACACAGAAACAGGTCAAACAATTATTGCAGGTATGGGAGAACTTCACTTAGAAATTATCGTTGATAGACTTCAAAGAGAATTTAAGGTTGAATGTAATGTTGGTGCTCCTCAAGTTGCATATAAAGAAACAATTAGAAGTGCTGTTAAAGCTGAAGCGAAATACGCTAAACAATCAGGTGGTAAGGGACAATACGGTCATGCTGTAATTGAAATGGAACCAACTGAAGGTGAATATGTATTTGAAAATGCAGTTGTTGGTGGTGCTATTCCTAAGGAATATATTCCAGCTATTGACAATGGTATTAGAGAAGCAGCTTTAAATGGTATTATTGCTGGATATAACGTTATTAACTTCAAAGTTAAGTTAGTACATGGTTCATACCATGAAGTTGACTCATCTGAAATGGCATTTAAGATTGCAGGATCTATGGCATTTAAGAATGCTATGGCGAAAGCAAGTCCAGTACTTCTTGAACCAATGATGAAAGTTGAAGTAACAGTTCCAGAAGAATATATGGGAGATGTTATTGGAGACATCAATTCAAGAAGAGGTAGAATGGAAGGAATGGAAGCTGTTAATGGAGCTCAAGTTATTAGAGCATTTGTTCCATTATCAGAAATGTTCGGTTATGCTACTTCATTAAGATCTAGAA
The window above is part of the Clostridium saccharoperbutylacetonicum N1-4(HMT) genome. Proteins encoded here:
- the fusA gene encoding elongation factor G gives rise to the protein MARKYPLDKFRNFGIMAHIDAGKTTTTERILFYTGVSHKIGEVHDGEATMDWMVQEQERGITITSAATSCFWKEHELNIIDTPGHVDFTVEVERSLRVLDGAVTVLDAKSGVEPQTETVWRQADKYGVPRMIYVNKMDATGADFFRCIQTVKDRLKANAVPIQIPIGSEQGFKGMVDLIKNVAFIFYDDLGKDMREEEIPAEYVEQAEEYRSAMIEAIAETDEELMEKYLEGEELTIEELKNALRKATIANEIYPCICGSSYKNKGVQEMIDGVVDYLPSPLDVPAIKGTTLDGEEDHRNSSDSEPLSALAFKIATDPFVGKLAFTRIYSGVMQSGSYVLNSTKGKKERIGRLVKMHSNSRSEVESLEAGEIGAVIGLKNTTTGDTLCAENSPIILEAMEFPEPVINVAIEPKTKDAQEKMGMALAKLAEEDPTFKTWTDTETGQTIIAGMGELHLEIIVDRLQREFKVECNVGAPQVAYKETIRSAVKAEAKYAKQSGGKGQYGHAVIEMEPTEGEYVFENAVVGGAIPKEYIPAIDNGIREAALNGIIAGYNVINFKVKLVHGSYHEVDSSEMAFKIAGSMAFKNAMAKASPVLLEPMMKVEVTVPEEYMGDVIGDINSRRGRMEGMEAVNGAQVIRAFVPLSEMFGYATSLRSRTQGRGVYSMVFDHYEEVPKNIQEQIAGSRSK